From the genome of Streptomyces sp. V1I1, one region includes:
- a CDS encoding NAD-dependent epimerase/dehydratase family protein codes for MNVLVTGGAGFIGANLCQELASRPNVGKVIALDDLSTGSAANLEGVDAELIEGSILDPDLLESVVAKVDAVVHLAARPSVPRSLADPVASHSVNATGTVYVLEACRRRSVSVVAASSSSVYGAVPVLPKHEDLPTQPLSPYAASKLATESYVLAYGASFDLRVLAFRFFNVYGPLQSAGHAYAAVIPAFIDALLRGTPMRIFGDGLQTRDFTYVGTVVRVLADAVLRKVTYPGPVNLAFGTRVPLIDLAQQLAEVVGAPADIQHEAARAGDVRHSQAADGLLRGLFPDVAQVPLARGLAETVRWFRTLPEYAELPPAKSLTVEVG; via the coding sequence TTGAACGTCCTTGTTACCGGAGGCGCCGGCTTCATCGGCGCCAACCTTTGCCAAGAGCTTGCGTCGCGTCCGAATGTGGGCAAGGTCATCGCTCTCGACGACCTGAGCACAGGTTCTGCGGCCAACCTGGAGGGAGTTGACGCGGAGCTGATCGAGGGCAGCATTCTCGACCCCGACCTCCTTGAAAGCGTCGTTGCCAAAGTGGACGCTGTCGTCCACCTCGCAGCGCGCCCGTCTGTGCCGCGCTCTCTGGCGGACCCGGTCGCCAGTCATAGCGTCAACGCGACCGGGACGGTGTACGTCCTCGAGGCATGCCGACGCAGAAGCGTCTCGGTGGTGGCCGCCTCGTCCTCCTCGGTCTACGGTGCCGTTCCCGTACTGCCGAAACACGAGGACCTGCCGACCCAGCCCCTGAGCCCCTACGCCGCGAGCAAACTCGCCACCGAGTCCTACGTCCTTGCCTACGGCGCCTCGTTCGACCTGCGGGTTCTGGCGTTCCGGTTCTTCAACGTCTACGGGCCGTTGCAGTCGGCCGGCCACGCCTATGCCGCCGTGATCCCTGCCTTCATCGACGCTCTGCTGCGCGGCACGCCCATGAGGATCTTCGGCGACGGACTACAGACGCGGGACTTCACCTATGTCGGAACCGTCGTCAGGGTGCTGGCCGATGCGGTCCTGCGCAAGGTCACGTACCCCGGTCCGGTGAACCTGGCCTTTGGTACGCGAGTGCCTCTCATCGACCTCGCCCAGCAGCTCGCGGAAGTCGTCGGAGCTCCGGCCGACATCCAGCACGAGGCGGCGAGGGCGGGAGACGTCCGCCACTCCCAGGCCGCGGACGGTCTGCTGCGCGGGCTCTTCCCCGACGTCGCCCAAGTGCCGCTTGCGCGTGGACTGGCCGAGACGGTGCGCTGGTTCCGTACCCTGCCCGAGTACGCGGAGCTGCCACCGGCCAAGTCGCTCACGGTGGAAGTGGGCTGA
- a CDS encoding bifunctional 2-polyprenyl-6-hydroxyphenol methylase/3-demethylubiquinol 3-O-methyltransferase UbiG, with protein sequence MIDCSSEVEQGKRFAFGRNWQKFSRLVDEDRIAAARESLVAALGTGDLAGRTFLDIGCGSGLFSLAALQLGAKVHSFDYDPDAVETTRQLRERYASDSDWRVEHGSVLDSSVISRLGQFDIVYSWGVLHHTGALWEALDTACRLVAPGGLLYVSIYNDQGLSSRAWRHVKRTYNSSGPVTRRLLVAGSGMYLNAPRRAVTLLKSAMTGRHPVGGQARRARGMSARYDLIDWVGGYPFEVAAPEEVFRVGRRHGLELRHLKTCGGGLGCNEYVFASIADQDTAQTSPAARSAAAVGTGVTS encoded by the coding sequence GTGATCGACTGCTCCAGCGAGGTAGAGCAAGGCAAGCGCTTCGCCTTCGGCCGCAACTGGCAGAAGTTCAGCAGGCTGGTCGACGAGGACCGTATCGCTGCCGCTCGAGAGTCCCTCGTGGCGGCCTTGGGAACCGGCGACCTCGCCGGGCGCACGTTCTTGGACATCGGCTGCGGCAGCGGCCTGTTCTCGCTGGCCGCACTCCAACTCGGTGCGAAGGTGCACTCCTTCGACTACGACCCCGACGCGGTGGAGACCACCAGGCAGCTGCGTGAACGGTACGCGTCCGACAGTGACTGGCGGGTGGAGCACGGTTCGGTGCTGGATTCCTCCGTGATCTCCCGCCTCGGACAGTTCGACATCGTCTACTCCTGGGGAGTGCTGCACCACACCGGCGCCCTGTGGGAAGCGTTGGACACCGCCTGCCGACTGGTCGCCCCCGGCGGGTTGTTGTATGTGTCCATCTACAACGATCAGGGCCTGAGCAGCCGCGCGTGGAGGCATGTCAAGCGCACCTACAACTCCTCCGGCCCAGTCACGCGGCGCTTGCTGGTCGCCGGGAGTGGGATGTACCTGAACGCTCCCCGACGAGCGGTCACCCTGCTGAAGTCGGCCATGACGGGGCGACATCCCGTCGGCGGCCAGGCTCGACGTGCTCGCGGTATGTCCGCCCGATACGACCTCATCGACTGGGTCGGAGGTTATCCCTTCGAAGTCGCCGCTCCGGAAGAGGTGTTCCGTGTGGGCCGGCGCCATGGGCTGGAACTGCGCCATCTCAAGACCTGCGGAGGGGGCCTGGGCTGCAATGAGTACGTCTTCGCCTCGATCGCCGATCAGGACACCGCGCAGACGTCACCTGCGGCTCGGAGCGCGGCGGCGGTGGGGACCGGCGTTACGAGCTGA
- a CDS encoding nucleotide sugar dehydrogenase, with the protein MATKKVVVVGQGYVGLPLAVRVAEAGHSVVGLDVDEMRVKRLAAGESFAEDVTSLRLLAALNSGRYSLSTDYADAAGFDICVITVPTPLKDGVPDLSFVETAAQAVAQQLRPNATVILESTTYPCTTEHVVCPILEAGSGLRAGKDFFLGYSPERIDPGNPTWRLENTPKVVSGLNEISLRHVEQFYDDVVDRTVPVSSPRTAELTKLLENTFRHVNIALVNELAMFCKPLGIDIWEVIDAAATKPFGFMRFLPGPGVGGHCLPIDPSYLSWQVKQTLRHDFRFVTLANDINSHMPDHVVLRVARGLNARRKPVNGSQILVLGLAYKKNTGDIRESPAVAVALGLRQLGAHVLAVEPHVDALRLPEDILCVDLTEEQVAAADAVVIASDHDIFDYAMVEKVADYVFDACNRCRAETVERL; encoded by the coding sequence GTGGCAACAAAGAAGGTGGTAGTGGTCGGCCAGGGGTACGTAGGCCTTCCACTCGCCGTTCGTGTGGCGGAAGCCGGGCACAGCGTCGTGGGTCTCGATGTGGACGAGATGCGCGTCAAGCGTCTGGCTGCCGGCGAGTCCTTCGCCGAGGACGTCACGTCACTTCGCCTACTGGCAGCCCTCAACTCGGGCCGCTATTCCCTGAGTACCGATTACGCCGATGCCGCGGGCTTCGATATCTGCGTCATCACGGTGCCGACTCCCCTGAAGGACGGTGTCCCCGACCTGAGTTTCGTGGAGACCGCCGCACAGGCAGTCGCCCAGCAGCTCCGGCCGAACGCCACGGTGATCCTTGAGTCCACCACGTACCCGTGCACGACCGAGCACGTGGTATGCCCGATCCTGGAGGCGGGCAGCGGGCTCCGGGCGGGCAAGGACTTCTTCCTGGGATACAGCCCGGAAAGGATTGACCCGGGAAACCCGACCTGGCGGCTGGAGAACACCCCCAAGGTGGTTTCCGGTTTGAACGAAATCTCCCTGCGACATGTCGAGCAGTTCTACGACGACGTCGTGGACCGTACTGTCCCGGTGAGCTCACCGCGCACGGCCGAGCTGACCAAGCTCCTGGAGAACACGTTCCGCCATGTCAACATTGCCCTCGTCAACGAGCTTGCGATGTTCTGCAAACCACTTGGCATCGACATCTGGGAAGTGATCGACGCGGCGGCGACCAAGCCCTTCGGCTTCATGCGCTTTCTGCCCGGGCCCGGCGTCGGAGGGCACTGCCTGCCCATTGATCCCTCCTATCTTTCGTGGCAGGTCAAACAGACGCTTCGGCACGACTTCCGCTTCGTGACACTGGCCAACGACATCAACAGCCATATGCCCGACCATGTGGTATTGCGCGTTGCCAGAGGGCTCAACGCCCGCCGCAAGCCGGTCAACGGCAGCCAGATCCTGGTCCTCGGGCTCGCCTACAAGAAGAATACCGGCGACATTCGGGAGTCCCCTGCGGTTGCCGTGGCTCTCGGACTGAGGCAACTGGGCGCTCACGTCCTGGCGGTGGAACCGCATGTCGACGCTCTTCGGCTGCCCGAGGACATCCTGTGCGTCGATCTCACCGAGGAACAGGTCGCCGCAGCCGATGCCGTGGTCATCGCCTCTGACCACGACATCTTCGATTACGCAATGGTGGAGAAGGTCGCCGACTACGTGTTCGACGCCTGCAATCGCTGCCGCGCGGAAACCGTTGAGCGCCTCTGA
- a CDS encoding polysaccharide biosynthesis tyrosine autokinase, with amino-acid sequence MTLDLRDYLRVLSRRWRIIAIVALLGTAAGILTSTVATPEYRATTTLFASLQSGADTSQLIQGNSFTQARVQSYTDVATSPAVTKPVVKSLRLKMTPTQLAARISAEAPLNTVLVRLTVTDTRAARAARISNAVATRFAQVIRELERPEKSKSPSPVRLTVTQPAAVPPAPSSPNTALNVTLGLAVGLLLGLGLGVAVETVDTSMRDSKALAECLEGAGGPAVLSSIVQDPKAVRQPVSLRDDRHGLRAEGFRKLRVNLQFAEVDRRPKVIAVTSPLPREGKSSVSVNLAATLAEEGARVCLIDCDLRRPSIAPALGLVRDAGLTTVLVGRAEVHQVLQAAGSFSVLTSGMIPPNPTQLLGSTYFGDLLHTLAEQFDHVVVDTPPVLPFADTAAMAPAIDGYLLVARAGRTSRSQVVDALRILQRVSVPVLGAVLNGAPARGEGEAYGYAYKYRPKQSRKARLTALVSSRSAAGVRSRGPAAKGHGAPLPVPVPVSAKTRP; translated from the coding sequence ATGACCTTGGATTTGCGCGACTACCTTCGAGTCCTTTCCCGCCGGTGGCGCATCATCGCCATTGTGGCTTTGCTGGGGACAGCCGCGGGCATCCTGACAAGTACCGTCGCGACTCCTGAGTACCGGGCAACGACCACGCTGTTCGCTTCCCTCCAGAGTGGTGCCGACACCTCCCAGCTCATTCAGGGGAACTCATTCACCCAGGCGAGAGTCCAGTCCTACACCGACGTAGCGACCAGCCCGGCGGTGACCAAGCCGGTCGTGAAATCCCTCCGGCTCAAGATGACGCCGACCCAGCTGGCTGCGCGGATCTCGGCCGAGGCGCCGCTCAACACGGTGCTGGTCCGTCTGACCGTCACCGACACCCGTGCGGCACGAGCCGCCCGTATCAGCAATGCGGTCGCTACTCGCTTCGCCCAGGTGATCAGGGAGCTGGAACGTCCGGAGAAAAGCAAATCCCCGTCCCCGGTACGACTCACCGTCACCCAGCCTGCCGCCGTGCCGCCCGCGCCTTCGTCCCCGAACACCGCCCTCAATGTCACGCTCGGGCTGGCGGTGGGCCTGCTTCTCGGGCTGGGGCTGGGCGTCGCAGTGGAGACAGTGGACACGTCGATGCGCGACTCCAAAGCCCTCGCCGAGTGCCTGGAAGGGGCTGGGGGGCCCGCCGTGCTGTCCAGCATCGTGCAGGACCCGAAGGCCGTACGGCAGCCTGTCTCGTTGCGCGACGACAGGCACGGCCTTCGTGCGGAGGGCTTCCGGAAGCTGCGAGTCAATCTGCAGTTCGCGGAAGTGGACCGGCGGCCGAAGGTGATCGCCGTCACCAGCCCGCTGCCCCGTGAGGGCAAGAGCAGCGTGTCGGTCAACCTGGCCGCCACGCTGGCCGAAGAGGGCGCAAGGGTATGCCTGATCGACTGCGACCTGCGCCGCCCTTCGATCGCTCCCGCTCTCGGTCTGGTCAGGGACGCCGGGCTCACCACAGTGCTGGTGGGCCGGGCCGAAGTGCATCAGGTACTGCAGGCGGCCGGGTCCTTCTCCGTGCTCACCAGTGGGATGATTCCTCCCAACCCGACCCAGCTCCTCGGAAGCACCTATTTCGGCGACTTGCTGCACACTCTTGCCGAGCAATTCGACCATGTCGTGGTGGACACCCCCCCCGTGCTCCCCTTTGCCGACACCGCAGCGATGGCACCCGCCATTGACGGCTACCTGCTCGTGGCGCGCGCCGGGCGGACAAGCCGGAGCCAGGTCGTCGACGCCTTGCGCATCCTCCAACGCGTCAGTGTCCCAGTGTTGGGGGCCGTCCTGAATGGCGCTCCGGCGCGAGGGGAGGGCGAAGCGTACGGCTATGCGTACAAGTACCGGCCGAAGCAGAGCCGGAAAGCCCGGCTGACCGCGCTCGTGTCGTCACGCTCGGCGGCAGGGGTCCGCAGCCGAGGGCCGGCTGCCAAGGGGCACGGGGCGCCTCTGCCGGTGCCGGTGCCGGTTTCGGCCAAGACACGACCGTAG
- a CDS encoding glutaminyl-peptide cyclotransferase, with the protein MRLAVVLPVAVMALVGGMLVHSCERGGGAGDRGPGTHARAAAGAEVKVEQLRVEVLEILPHDPTAFTQGLEMNGSTLYESTGVVGQSSVRAGPLGKSPAVRAELSPPLFGEGITVMGPTLWQLTWQNGIAVERDARTLAELRRVPYQDEGWGVCHQRHRDRLVTSNGSSRLTFRDPRTLVKTGDVAVTAHGKPLARLNELECVGDTVYANVWPADRIVRIDANTGTVSADIDAPALLGAAEKQHAYVMNGIAAVPGTDQFLLTGKSWPKMFRVAFVPR; encoded by the coding sequence ATGCGTCTTGCGGTGGTGCTCCCTGTCGCGGTTATGGCCCTGGTCGGTGGGATGCTCGTCCATTCCTGTGAGAGGGGTGGCGGAGCCGGGGACCGCGGCCCGGGCACACATGCGCGGGCCGCGGCAGGGGCCGAGGTCAAGGTCGAGCAATTGAGGGTCGAAGTCCTCGAGATCCTGCCCCATGACCCGACGGCCTTCACCCAGGGCCTGGAGATGAACGGCAGCACGCTGTACGAGAGCACAGGCGTGGTCGGACAGTCCTCGGTTCGGGCGGGGCCGCTCGGCAAGTCTCCCGCGGTCCGCGCCGAGTTGTCCCCGCCGCTGTTCGGCGAGGGAATCACCGTCATGGGGCCGACTCTGTGGCAGCTCACCTGGCAGAACGGCATCGCGGTCGAACGGGACGCAAGGACGCTGGCCGAGTTGCGCCGGGTCCCTTACCAGGACGAAGGCTGGGGAGTGTGCCACCAGCGGCATCGCGACCGGCTGGTGACGAGCAACGGCTCCTCCCGGCTCACTTTCCGGGACCCCAGAACACTCGTGAAGACGGGGGATGTTGCCGTCACCGCCCATGGGAAGCCCTTGGCACGGCTGAATGAGCTGGAATGCGTCGGCGACACCGTGTACGCCAACGTCTGGCCTGCCGACCGGATTGTGCGTATCGACGCCAACACCGGCACGGTATCCGCAGACATCGACGCTCCGGCCCTCCTCGGCGCAGCCGAGAAGCAGCACGCGTACGTCATGAACGGTATTGCGGCCGTTCCCGGAACCGATCAGTTCCTGCTCACCGGCAAGTCGTGGCCCAAGATGTTCCGGGTCGCCTTCGTTCCCAGGTGA
- a CDS encoding PP2C family protein-serine/threonine phosphatase, whose product MSQARDHQRDRPLTCSLTKRAACFGAPAQPDGRPGAAPASGTATLDQPGTAALLAAVPALFVFAVALLTLVSGAGTTWLPLLAVGPTLAAAISRPWGVLRIGFIAVALGAVLGDRAGAPGREQAIVLSALVAVTLTSSLASALRGRRERVLEAVRSVAEAAQHALLKPVPATVGQFQVAVRYSAAAAEARIGGDLYALVPTPYGIRLIVGDVRGKGLPAVSTAALVLGVFREAAYDEPDLLDVVGRIERSLARNLGPDDFVTAVVAGYPGAGHMEVVNCGHAPPLMVRGSDVMAVEPTHPAPPLGMSALTGETPSLQVLPFSDGDQLLLYTDGVTEARNHSREFYPLSERVARHLSDEPSRTVAALHDELLAHVGGRLHDDAALLLLRKPAVAGSTSATDC is encoded by the coding sequence ATGAGTCAGGCCAGAGACCACCAGCGCGACCGCCCACTGACCTGCAGTCTTACGAAGCGGGCGGCCTGCTTTGGGGCACCGGCCCAGCCGGACGGACGCCCGGGGGCGGCCCCGGCCTCGGGGACAGCGACGCTGGACCAGCCAGGCACCGCCGCCCTCCTCGCCGCTGTGCCCGCACTGTTCGTCTTTGCCGTTGCGCTCCTCACCCTCGTCAGCGGAGCCGGGACGACTTGGTTGCCGCTCCTCGCCGTCGGGCCCACGCTGGCCGCCGCCATCAGCAGGCCGTGGGGGGTCCTTCGTATCGGCTTCATCGCCGTGGCACTGGGTGCTGTTCTCGGCGACCGTGCCGGTGCGCCGGGCCGTGAGCAGGCAATTGTGCTGTCCGCACTGGTCGCCGTCACCCTCACGAGCAGCCTGGCCAGCGCGCTGCGCGGGCGTCGCGAGCGGGTACTGGAAGCCGTCCGCTCAGTCGCCGAGGCTGCCCAGCACGCCCTCCTCAAGCCCGTGCCTGCCACTGTCGGCCAGTTCCAGGTGGCTGTCCGCTACAGCGCCGCCGCGGCGGAGGCCCGAATCGGCGGGGACCTCTACGCGCTCGTGCCCACCCCTTACGGGATCAGGTTGATCGTCGGTGATGTGCGCGGCAAGGGGCTGCCCGCGGTGAGCACCGCTGCTCTGGTGCTCGGTGTCTTCCGTGAGGCCGCCTATGACGAGCCGGACCTCCTGGACGTCGTCGGCAGGATCGAGCGGAGCCTGGCGCGCAACCTCGGTCCCGACGACTTCGTCACCGCTGTGGTCGCCGGATACCCCGGGGCCGGGCACATGGAGGTAGTCAACTGCGGACACGCCCCTCCGCTGATGGTTCGCGGATCCGACGTCATGGCTGTCGAACCGACCCATCCGGCTCCGCCTCTCGGGATGAGCGCCCTCACCGGTGAGACCCCGAGCCTCCAGGTGCTGCCTTTCAGCGACGGCGACCAGTTGCTTCTCTACACCGACGGCGTCACCGAGGCCCGCAACCACAGTCGTGAGTTCTACCCGCTCTCCGAGCGGGTGGCGCGGCACTTGTCGGATGAGCCGTCCCGTACCGTCGCTGCGCTGCACGACGAGCTGCTGGCGCACGTGGGCGGCCGGCTCCACGACGACGCGGCACTGCTTCTGCTCCGGAAACCGGCCGTCGCCGGCTCGACGTCCGCTACTGACTGCTGA
- a CDS encoding MraY family glycosyltransferase, whose amino-acid sequence MVSAVAGLGALFIAALLTEPLRRLALRRGYTDQPNARRVHVRPTPYLGGIAVAFATLGSASVATLAAKEYDATVGVVLTCAALIAVLGLTDDLRPLSIRFRLCIEAAAALVVVLWCGHPVLFGTWLDVVLAVAWILFTTNAFNLLDNMDGVVSTVTAVTAGFLCCAALSVGLVGTASVMAALAGACAGFLFHNWHPARIFLGDAGSLFVGFLVSSATVVLHRDNAALSGYTSLFLITLVVTADTVLVMVARRREGRPVLQGGRDHIAHRLRRLGLTVRQVAVVIGGFAAMTCLTAVLVMFKIVPQNAVLITVVTVTVVAWGLLLRVPVYAVSRDGQS is encoded by the coding sequence TTGGTTTCGGCAGTCGCAGGGCTGGGGGCTCTCTTCATCGCTGCCCTGCTGACCGAGCCACTGCGGCGCCTGGCACTGCGGCGCGGATACACCGACCAGCCGAACGCACGCAGAGTCCATGTCCGCCCCACGCCTTATCTCGGCGGCATCGCGGTCGCGTTTGCCACCCTGGGCTCCGCGAGTGTGGCAACACTCGCCGCGAAGGAGTACGACGCCACGGTTGGCGTCGTACTCACCTGCGCTGCGCTGATCGCCGTTCTTGGGCTCACCGACGACCTGCGTCCGCTCAGCATCCGTTTTCGTCTCTGTATCGAGGCGGCGGCGGCCCTGGTGGTGGTTCTGTGGTGCGGCCATCCCGTGCTCTTCGGTACATGGCTCGACGTGGTACTCGCCGTCGCGTGGATCCTCTTCACCACCAACGCGTTCAACTTGCTGGACAACATGGACGGGGTGGTGTCCACGGTGACCGCGGTCACCGCGGGATTCCTCTGCTGCGCCGCTCTCTCCGTCGGGCTGGTCGGCACCGCCTCGGTCATGGCTGCCCTGGCAGGGGCCTGTGCAGGCTTCCTCTTCCACAACTGGCATCCGGCGCGGATCTTTCTCGGTGACGCGGGCTCACTTTTCGTGGGCTTTCTGGTGTCGTCAGCCACTGTGGTTCTGCACAGGGACAACGCCGCCCTTTCCGGGTACACCAGTCTGTTCCTCATCACCTTGGTCGTCACGGCGGACACCGTCCTGGTCATGGTCGCGCGACGCAGGGAGGGCAGACCTGTGCTGCAGGGCGGCAGGGATCACATCGCCCACCGACTCCGGCGCCTCGGGCTGACTGTCCGCCAGGTGGCCGTTGTCATCGGAGGCTTCGCGGCCATGACGTGCCTGACAGCGGTGCTCGTCATGTTCAAGATCGTCCCGCAGAACGCCGTTCTGATCACGGTTGTCACGGTGACCGTCGTGGCCTGGGGCCTGCTGCTGAGAGTCCCTGTGTACGCCGTAAGCAGGGACGGACAGAGTTGA
- a CDS encoding NAD(P)-dependent oxidoreductase encodes MERPKYLVTGGAGFIGSHLVDALLARGEPVVALDDLSTGRLENLASARGQDNFQFVHGSVLDAALVDELVRDCDCAVHLAAAVGVKLIVEQPLNSFTINTKGTETVIGSAHRHGRRVILASTSEIYGKNSSGPLNETSDRVLGSPSVPRWSYSTAKAVDEILAELYRREYGLRSTIVRFFNTVGPRQSPAYGMVIPRFARQSVRGEPLTVYGTGQQSRCFLHVADVVEALLSLIDLPDAVGETFNIGSDEEISILDLAERIIACAESTSSVRRLSYGEAYGPGFEDMERRVPDTTKLRAFTGWQPRRNLDDVLADAVADARSEVRQQAVELVADGPADGETGNSTGQTVLAGPCPV; translated from the coding sequence ATGGAACGTCCGAAGTACCTGGTCACCGGAGGAGCCGGCTTCATCGGCTCTCATCTCGTCGATGCACTGCTGGCACGTGGTGAGCCGGTCGTTGCACTCGATGACCTCAGCACCGGGCGCCTGGAGAACCTGGCAAGTGCGCGCGGGCAGGATAACTTCCAATTCGTCCACGGATCGGTGCTGGATGCGGCGCTCGTCGACGAGTTGGTGCGTGACTGTGATTGCGCAGTGCACCTGGCGGCGGCCGTAGGCGTGAAACTCATCGTCGAACAGCCGCTGAATTCCTTCACCATCAACACCAAAGGCACCGAAACGGTCATCGGGTCTGCTCACCGCCATGGCCGCAGAGTAATCCTCGCCAGCACATCGGAGATCTACGGCAAGAACTCCTCCGGACCGCTGAACGAGACCTCCGACCGCGTCCTCGGAAGTCCCTCTGTCCCACGGTGGTCCTACAGCACCGCAAAGGCGGTCGACGAGATCCTCGCCGAGCTGTACCGCCGGGAGTACGGACTGCGTTCCACCATCGTGCGGTTCTTCAACACTGTCGGTCCTCGGCAGAGCCCCGCCTACGGCATGGTCATCCCCAGATTCGCCCGTCAGTCAGTCCGAGGAGAGCCCCTCACCGTCTATGGCACCGGGCAGCAGAGCCGCTGTTTCCTCCATGTCGCAGATGTGGTCGAAGCGCTCTTGTCACTGATCGACCTTCCGGATGCCGTAGGTGAGACCTTCAACATCGGAAGCGACGAGGAGATCAGCATTCTGGATCTGGCGGAGCGGATCATCGCCTGCGCCGAGAGCACTTCGTCCGTGCGCCGACTCTCCTACGGTGAGGCTTACGGACCGGGGTTCGAAGACATGGAGCGTCGCGTCCCCGACACCACGAAACTGAGGGCCTTCACCGGCTGGCAGCCGAGGCGCAACCTGGACGACGTGCTGGCGGACGCCGTCGCCGATGCCCGGAGTGAGGTGAGGCAGCAGGCGGTCGAGCTTGTCGCTGATGGTCCGGCCGACGGGGAAACCGGCAATTCCACCGGACAGACCGTGCTGGCGGGTCCATGTCCGGTCTGA
- a CDS encoding glycosyltransferase, which yields MSTATYRTTGFGIPRLRVMRVITRMNIGGPAVQVSALMRGLDPERFDHHLIAGLVGPGEADYLDQRAPDLPVRRIEGLGRAVRPTDDVRCLLELAAAIRRFRPHIVHTHTAKAGALGRAAAVLARVPSRVHTFHGHLLHGYFSPAKTRVVVQTERRLAALSDRLVAVGSRVRDDLVAAGIGKTDQYTVVPPGTRLAIAPEPAEARQLLGLPQGCPVVAYVGRITGIKRPDRFLAVAREVRRTVPAAHFVVCGSGDFQPDPDAVTDLGDSLHLLGWRADVETVYAAADLVLLTSDNEGMPVSLIEAGLAGLPAVATDVGSVAEVVQDRATGLLAGPSSGELARHTVTLLRDGELRRAMGERARTFTTQRFGEERLVADTQALYTSIAVARGWWTASRSKGEHC from the coding sequence ATGTCGACCGCCACGTACCGAACCACGGGTTTCGGCATCCCACGTCTGCGCGTGATGAGAGTCATCACGCGAATGAATATCGGTGGTCCGGCTGTTCAGGTCTCGGCCCTCATGCGCGGGCTGGATCCCGAGCGATTCGACCATCACCTGATCGCCGGACTGGTGGGCCCGGGTGAGGCGGATTATCTCGATCAACGGGCACCCGATCTGCCCGTCCGCCGGATCGAGGGGCTGGGACGGGCTGTGCGGCCCACGGATGATGTGCGCTGCCTGCTCGAACTGGCGGCAGCCATACGCCGGTTCCGGCCCCATATCGTCCACACGCACACAGCGAAAGCGGGCGCACTGGGGCGGGCGGCTGCCGTGCTGGCGCGTGTCCCCTCAAGGGTGCACACTTTTCACGGCCATCTCCTGCATGGCTATTTCTCCCCGGCGAAGACTCGCGTCGTGGTGCAGACCGAACGCAGGCTTGCAGCCCTCTCCGATCGCTTGGTTGCCGTGGGCAGTCGAGTGCGGGACGACCTCGTCGCCGCCGGCATCGGAAAGACCGACCAATACACGGTCGTGCCGCCCGGCACCAGACTTGCAATCGCACCAGAGCCTGCCGAAGCCCGGCAACTGCTCGGACTCCCGCAGGGCTGTCCCGTGGTTGCCTATGTGGGACGAATTACCGGAATCAAGCGACCCGACCGCTTTCTCGCCGTGGCCCGCGAAGTGCGCCGCACCGTGCCCGCAGCGCATTTCGTGGTGTGTGGATCGGGCGATTTCCAACCGGATCCCGATGCGGTCACCGATCTCGGCGACTCGCTCCACCTGCTGGGCTGGCGTGCAGACGTGGAGACCGTATACGCGGCGGCCGACCTGGTGTTGCTGACCTCGGACAACGAAGGTATGCCCGTCAGTCTGATCGAGGCCGGCCTGGCGGGGCTGCCGGCGGTGGCCACCGACGTCGGCAGCGTCGCGGAGGTCGTACAGGACAGAGCGACGGGGCTCCTGGCAGGACCGTCGTCCGGTGAACTCGCTCGCCACACCGTGACTCTTCTGCGCGACGGGGAACTGCGCCGGGCTATGGGAGAACGAGCGCGCACGTTCACCACCCAGCGCTTCGGCGAGGAACGTCTGGTGGCCGACACGCAGGCTCTCTACACCTCCATCGCCGTCGCCCGCGGATGGTGGACCGCATCCCGTTCGAAAGGTGAGCACTGTTGA